The DNA segment CGCCCATGATAACCCCAAGCCAGCAGGTTGCAGCCCCGTCAATTCCTCACGCCGCCTAATAGCGATCGCCCGTCCAGCCTTCTACCGTTCAGCCATGCCCGCCCGGCATGCCTGACTCCTCGCTCGCGCTCCTCAGCGCAGCTCGGAAGGAGCCTCGGGAACGTGGGTGATCAGATCGGGCAGGCGGGCAGGCTCAGGTTGGACCAGCTTGACAGTACATCATCCGGTGTATATATTGACATGTACACAAGATGGCTGAGCACTCCGCACCTCTACCTGTCGCCCTGACTGAAGCTTCTGGCGTCCCGTTCTATCGCCAGATCGTGGACCAGCTCGGCGAGCTGATTCGCTCCGGGCAGTTGGAACCGGGCACTCGGCTGCCCTCTGTCCGCGAGCTAACCCAACAGCTCTTGGTCTCGCTGATCACCGTCCGCCGGGCGTACGCCGACTTGGAGCAAGCGAGCTTGATCGTGCGCAAGCAAGGGCAGGGCACGTTTGTGGCCCAGGATGTTGGCGAGGCCTGCAAGGAGCGGTCGCTGGACGAGGCGCGTGAAGGACTGCGACAAGCAGTGCTGCGCGCACGCCAGTTGGGGATGTCCTCGGGCGCACAGCGTGCCTGGCTTGAGGAAATGCTAGGAGGCGAACATGCTTAAACTCCGCAATGTGTGCGTAAAGCGAGGCGACTTCACACTCGAAGTCAACGAGCTAGACCTCAAACCAGGTTACGTGCTGGGAGTGGTCGGCCCCAATGGCGCGGGCAAGACCACGCTGCTGGAACTCTTGCCCGGACTGACGGCACCGGAGTCGGGCTCGGTTCGCTTCGAGGGGCTCGACCCAAGGCAAAACCCAGTCGCGGTGCGTTCGCACCTGGGCTACATGACCGACGACATGCCGGTGTTCAACCTGCGCATCGACCGCTTGCTGCGGACGCTTTCGGGCTACTACCCCAACTGGAACGACGAGCTTGTGGGACGTCTGCTGGAACGCTTCGCGTTGGATGAGAAGAAATCGGCCACGAGTCTGAGCAAGGGCCAAGCCACGCGTTTGCGCCTGTTGCTCGCGCTCGCGTTCGAGCCTGCGCTGCTGGTGCTCGACGAGCCCGCCACGGGTCTAGACGTCAGTGGCCGGCGGGCGCTGCTCGAAAGCGTGCTTGAAGTCATGCGTGACGACGCCCGCAGCGTGATCATCAGCTCGCATCAGCTGGCCGATGTGGAGCGGATCGCGGATCAGCTGCTAGTGTTGCACAAGGGCCGTGTCGTGCGCCAGGGCCCGACCGATGCGTTGGTGGGCGACGAGCGAACGCTGGAGGAAGCGCTCGTGACGTGGAGGGCGATCTGATGCTCTGGCATCTGCGCACCATGCTGACCTACCGCCTCGGTCATTGGCAGAACCTGCTGACGTCTCTCTTCGGCCTGGCGTTTCTGCTACACGTGCAAGCATCGCCTGTGCTTCAAGGCGCGCCCGGATGGGCCGATTTGCTCTATGCAGGCCTCATTTGCTGGTTTATGTACGCGGACATCCTGCGAGGTCATCACGCGTCTAGCGCAGGGATCCCGGCGGGCGGCGGGTCCTCGCCCCATCCCGCGCTGCCGATGACCCCGCGTGCACGCGCTTTGGGCGAGGCTCTGGCCTACGTATGCAGGATCTTGGTTGGCGCGGTTCCGCTGCTCGTCTTGGTGTCCCTGCACTACGGCCCTCTGGACGGTGTGCGCTATCTCTCTGCACTCGCCTTCCTGTTGCCGCTGGCGCTGTGCGTACGGCTCCGCGCGAATACCGTGACAACGCAGTCTCAGCCTCGGCTCGATATGCTTCCGTATGTGCTTGGGGAGTACTTGGGCTGGTTCGGGCTCCACCGCGGGATGATGGCGTTCATGGGCTGGGGACATTGGGCGTCGCTTCTGGCATCGACGCTCGTGTTCCTGGCCATGCTTGCATGGGGTCGCCCGCTGCTCCGCTTGCCGCCGGCGCGCTTAGGATTCAAGGCAAGACGCGAGGTCTCCGCTCGCACCGAACTCCGAGTGCGGCGGGGGCTGGCCGGCCCTGAAGCCCTGCGCAGGGACTTGTGGCGTGGTCTTCACGCTGGTGCGCTACACACAGCGAGCTTGATCCCCCTGTTCGCGAGCATGTATTGGCTGTTCGCCATGGGCACCGGGGACGCCCTCGGGCGAGGTCTTGCGTTCGGTGGGCTGGCGGGGGCCCTGCTTTGGTTTGTGTGGTTCGTCGCGGGGCGACCCCTTGGGCTCCCACTAAGAGCGTACGCGCAGGACAAACCGGCAGGCCCGTTCGCCTTGTTACCCGTGTCGGAACGCCAGCTCACCGCGGTGCTGGGTCTGCACGCCGCGGGCGCGCTGTTGCTGTGGCTCACCGTTGTCACCGGCGTAGCGCTCATTGACTCCATGCTGGAACGACCCTCGTGGTGGATCACCGCGACCCTGTTGGGACTCGCGGGCACCTGGCTTGCGCCCGCGCTCTGGAGCGGCTCGGTCGTCACCTTGCTCGGAACTCAGCGCGAACGACGCATCGTCCTTTCCTTCCCAGTGGGGCTCAGCGCCGGTCTATTGGTGTTCCTGACGGGGCTCGATACTCGGGGGGCGCTGCAGCCGTTTTCGAGATACAGTTGGACACTCGCCGTTCTTGCCAGCCTGTACCTCGCGGTGGCCCTTTGGCCGGTGCTCAAGCGGTTTCGCGCACCCAAGATAAGTTACGCGAAGTTGCTGCAGCGGGGCGGTACGCAGTGAGTCGAGTTCAGAAATGGGGAACGCTAGCTGGCGTCTGCGCGGTTGCCATCGCTTTGACGGTGGTTCTGTGGAACCGAAGGCGACCTGACCCGCCTTGAGGCTTGGGGATATCCGCGGGCGGTGCGGCGGTGGCGGCTCGCAGCTGGAGCGACGGTCACCGGCCGGACTCTTTCGCGTCCCTACGGGCTCCTGATGTGCCGGAGCCGCACAACGGCGCGGCAAAGGTACACGAACCCGAACGCTGAGCGTGCAGCGCTGCGTGGGGACTGCGAAGATCCCGTTGAATGCTGCTCGGATCGGAGGCGGGTCGCTGAGGGCCGCTAGCCGGGCGCGGCGGCAGCTCCGTGGAAGTGGCACATGAACCAGGTCCCGTGGGGGAACTGCGCCTCACGGAACCCTCGCCGCCAGGCTTCGAGCGCCGCGCGGTAGGCCGTGCGGAAGGCGCGTACGGCCGCGACCGCCTCGAAAAAGGCGCTG comes from the Pseudomonadota bacterium genome and includes:
- a CDS encoding GntR family transcriptional regulator produces the protein MAEHSAPLPVALTEASGVPFYRQIVDQLGELIRSGQLEPGTRLPSVRELTQQLLVSLITVRRAYADLEQASLIVRKQGQGTFVAQDVGEACKERSLDEAREGLRQAVLRARQLGMSSGAQRAWLEEMLGGEHA
- a CDS encoding ABC transporter ATP-binding protein, whose product is MLKLRNVCVKRGDFTLEVNELDLKPGYVLGVVGPNGAGKTTLLELLPGLTAPESGSVRFEGLDPRQNPVAVRSHLGYMTDDMPVFNLRIDRLLRTLSGYYPNWNDELVGRLLERFALDEKKSATSLSKGQATRLRLLLALAFEPALLVLDEPATGLDVSGRRALLESVLEVMRDDARSVIISSHQLADVERIADQLLVLHKGRVVRQGPTDALVGDERTLEEALVTWRAI